AGTTAATTAATACCTAGCCATTTCCCATTCTTGCTGTATCAGTGTTACGAAACCCTAGAATTATTCTGGGTCACTCTGGTGCCAGCATTCATAAGACTAATAAACTGCCACATGTATCTCAATCCATTTAGTTGTGTTTACAGGTGATTCCATAAGCCTTCTTTACAGAAGCAacagaggaaaatggaaacatgCTGAATACAAGGCACGTAATTTGAGAGCTGGGAATTAATTCCCATCCGTAGTCTAGCCTCCTGGTGAATCTCTTCTGGGTTACTAGCTGGATTGTTTAACTCAAGAAATCTCCCTTTTAGGAGTTAATGCCATATTACAGTTATGTCACAACGGCTGTTGCTAACACAGAGgttacataaataaaatgttcagttCCTGTCATTACAAGATCCCTGGCTCCCAACCAGCATGACTGCTATTATTCATTCATATGCTATCTTTCCTGTAACAAATgtgtggaatgagatgatctttggAGACAAGAAATCATTAAGACTTTGGGCCATCTTTTAACAATATTTAGGTATTCAAGATGCAAAgggattttcagaagcatcagcaTCTCAAATTTCAGCTGATTTGGTGGGAACTAGGCAcctatatgcttttaaaaaatgcatcagATGCCCATTGGGCCTTCACCCTCTTTTTATAGGCATGGGGCAATTCAAGCATTACTGTTCTCACCAGAAAACATCACGACTTTGGCACCAGTTGTAATGAAAGGAAGATATCTGAGATTGcataaaaaattatataaacaTGAAAAGGGAGAGTCTTTAATCCTAGAGAAAGTTATGTAACATGCTAATGTAAAATACATTCAATATCAACAAATTCTACCTATATATGCGTCCAGAGAGTTTGCAGTAATTCTTACTATAACAGCATGACACTAGAAGGGGAGTTTCACACATTaatcagtttaaatattttatatccattttttttatttgtttggggtttttttaatatatcagcACTTTGTAAGTCACAGAGCTATTGGGATcataaacaaaagagaaaatgaattacTCACTTATAATTATAATGAGAATGACTGCACATACTACACCAAGGATGATCATCATCTGTAAAAAGAAagttatgagaaaaaaaaaagaggaagtcaggTTTCCACATGAAAGACATTAACCCCTcaggttttttgcttttacttagTGGCTTATTCCTTGCACTTTTAATTCTCGCAAAGACTCCCTGCAACAGACTTGTTAAGCCCCCAGATTTAATGTCAATTTTAGGAACAGCTGACCACCAGCAATGGACTAGCTTCTTGTCAAATCTAGCAAGTTCTTTCCCATCAGCTAAGATGCAGTGACCAACCTTGTCCATTCCAGCAgtaaagtaaagaaaaagtaaacttCTGAAGTAAGTTTCCCTTGGCTTTCATTGGCTTGCAGGAGATCTTCTGCTCCACTCCCCCCGTCCTTCCAGAGTTTGGGAGCCAGAGGAAGGACAGGGGGATTCTGTTTGTCATGGTAAAGCAGAAAGGGACAATAAGGAAAGGAGAATGAGGGCAAGTTTGAAGGTCTAGTGTAGTGCAGTGGTGACTGCAGTTAGCATGGGTGACCAAACTCAAAATTTGCGTCTGTAGCTCCCAGAAGCCCTGCTTCCTGCACTGTCAGGCAAAGCAACTGGGCAACAGCCCAGAGGAGTTGTTTGGTTGAATTTCTAGCCTAGATCCATTTATTTCTGGACTGTTTGTGCACGTAGTTTACCCAGAATATTTTGCCTTGCTTTATATTTCATAGCACTATGAAGAGACAAGGCAGGCAGCAGACTGGTAAGAGATACATGTGGCATTCTCCTTTGGGAACAGGGGGCTTTATTTGGGTGGACATGAATAATCATCAGCAAAGATGGTAttgaagagaaatggaaacaaagCTGAACTTCTGGCATAGTGTACATGTGTTGGTAGTGCAGAGTAGAAAAAAGCAAGGCTGTGGGGTCTTATATGAATAAGAGGAGCTGAAGTTTCTGGGTCTAGAAAACACAAATCCTGGAGGAGGTCTGAAAAAGCAAAGGTTCCCTCCACTTGTGGAAAAGGATGAGACTTTGAAGtaccagcagaggagggagctggctgatTAAAGTCCTGCTCTATCCTAATCCGCCCCTTTTAAAAAGATACTGTAGTTTCTTCACTTCTCACAGAAGTTTGTGGAACCAAgtattttttttggtagtttaCCACCCTAAAGAAAGATCAAGAGGCTGATGATCTCCCACAAggaaaaaacttattttctcCCACTACTAGAATTCATTACACCTGTTCAGGTTTTGTGGTTCACACAGGGAACTGACAGGAATTAACATGGAATACTCTCCTATCCCTATCTGCAGGCACTGACTGAAGCATCAAAATTTTTATCTACGGTTTATGTACTGCAGAAATTATCTAAAGAATAGGTTCTGGTAAAGTTCAAACTTATTATTGCGGAGCCTGGAGGGCAAGGCATCTCTTTCTCCCTTGACAAGAAAAGACCCTTAGAGATGCCATGCTGCAAGCAAAATCCCATCAAATGCAAGCGAAAGTAATGTCTGCCATGAATTGATTCTTAACAAGTATTTGTACTCCTTACCTTGCAATTTTTCCACCAgtattttctcttcagtttggcTGCACTGGTTTCAAACTGTGAGGCACCTGCTTGCAATGCATCTGCCCGGTTGTCAAGCTCTGATAGCTTCTGGTCTCTTTCTAGCACCTTGTCCACATTCATTCTCATGATGTCTACCACCTGCAAAGGCACAGCCTCATGCTTAGATTCCACACACGGTAAAGCCAAAAGTCACCCATATGTTCACACTCTGGAATATCACATATCATACTTAAAGCAGCCATTTGCCATTATGGTATGTGATGGCAATTACCTGGACAGTGTGTCAAAAACCATGCCTATGGAaagagagacagtgagaacaagatgaACATAGCTATGTTCAGATGCCcttaaaggtaaaaaataaagGGACATTATGAAATACCGTAATTAGTTTCATCAaagcttttggtttcttttagcCTACGACTAACTATTTCACTATAGATACAAAAAACTGATGGAGACCAGTACCTCTACTACAATTTGGTTGACATTTGTCCAGTCATCACTAAGACCAAGCCATTATTTTCCTTATACATTTAATATAATTTCCTTACCTGAACTAAAGAAATTGGTTAGATAAAGCCTGCTCTAAAGGGAACTGTATGCGTTTCCTGACCAAGGAACTTACTCATTCTGCAGATCTTTCTCAGACAAGATGACTTCCCAGCCATAATTTGAAGTGCTGCTTGAAAATGGAGGAGGAGAAAATTGTACCTGACAAAATTCAGCCTGAAGTGTAGCAGGGACCCCATGCTACCTCATTACACAGCCTCAGCAAAAAGAAGTGTGCACAGCCAGTACACAATAGGTAAGGACCATTCATGCATATATTTGATATGTTGAGTTagacaaaaaaatctcttctagCAAGCCAATAGCTCTAAATAGAAATCCTATACAAATTCATCACTAATGTGAATGTTAGACAGTATAGCAATCTCAGTGAAGTTGTGTCCACTTACTCTAGCAGTGAATATGGTTGCTGGTCTGTTACTTCTCATACTCTGTAATAAAAAATTCCAtgttttttgtatttaatgtaatttaaatactACCTGCAAAAGCCCAGAGTTATTAAAAAGACCCATGATTTAAATACAGTGAGATGAAACTGGTAGTGAAAGAATCTTTGGAAGGACTGGCAGAGGCTTAAATGCTGTTCCAAaactcaaaagatttttttcacttgtttacCAAGCCTAGAACAAAATCAAATGTTACGGTCAACCCAAATTTTCTTACTTGCTTTTCCAAACCAAAACCttccataaaattaaaaaaacctttgttttcatttgtcagCAAGTATTTAGATGAATTTTGTCTCCGTAAAATGTTTCATAGTGAAAATTTTTAactatttgaaaatgctgaaacaaaatacTGTAACATTTCCTACccattctctcctttttttttttgcccagaatTATTTATTGAATTTAACCTGACTGAAGTAAACACTTGTCCAGACAAGACTGCATTTTTGTCAAATAAATGTTTGTCTAGACTAAAACCAAGATCTGAGccttaaaaaataatctctagGATGCCTAGAGAAATCAGAGAGGAAAACCAAACATGGATATAGCTGAAGTACTATATCAGCATTGATATAGCATTAAAAATATCGGTCATTTTACTAAGACCAAAAATTTTCTCTTAAGCAAAATCGTGATGGTGTTGCTGAGTTTTGGGTTTGGGTCTGAAGCACTGTGCAGAACAGCACTTGGACCAGAATAGCCAGAAGCACGTAGTGCTGTGCTGTGGTGTTTGGTGCCACCTACAGATTACTTCCCCACAAGAcatggaagaaaaacaaccaGGAAAGATCTAGTAGGAAGGTCACAGCAACGCTTAACAGATCAGACCCTTAGGTGCTATAAACCAGTTTCACCCTAGTGACTTCACAGTGTTGAAAGCCCAGTGGTGTTTTTCTCCCTTGGCTGTTCTTATACTGTGATTTGCCTATGGAACAAGGATCTGCTGACTATGTGCTATCCACTCAAAACTCATACCAACCTCAGCCTCCCTGTCAAActggaggcaaaaaaaccccatggatcCTGATTATCACCTCCATAATCCCCAAATCCAAGAGCTACTCACTGTCCCCTCATACTGGGTAAGAGTTCCTGCCAAAATTACTCAATCATGCTTCACAAGAAGACAAATTTAGTCTTAGAATGCAGAGTATCTTAAACACAAAATGGAGGTTCACTAGCCTCCCTGGAGCCATCTCCATTGATCTGCCTGAAGAACCCTATGTGTCTGACCTGCATCAATTGTTTTAGACAATAATtagcaattatttttcatcttctaaGGACAATTACTTTTACTGCAGCTCACATAAACAATTACAGCACCATCATGATGTAATATGTTCAGGACAAGaagtttatttcattattctgaCAAAAGCTGAAATGTAATATTCCTTTCCCCATTGCAAGAGACAGTCCACTAATGTCAATGAAGTTAGTGTGATATGACAAGTCAGTGATAATGACAGAACCGGGCCTAGAAAATTCTGCAGCCAGAGGATGTTCTTGTGATCAGCTCCAGGCACCAGCAATGGGGAGGCAAGAAAGACCCTGTTTCGgatcttcagcaaagaaaaagttCTCAAAAAGACAAAGCTCAATTTGACAGATGTACTTAATTCAATTTAAGAAATGCATTTGAGTTTGATGTTGTGAGGTcttctttactatttttaaagcataCCCGGGGCTTTTGAAAATGGAGGCCTTTATGCATGTAAATAGCtattttcaaatgtgtattttattgAATTGCCATTAAAGGATCACACGAGCCCAGGCCACTTCCCCACGGACAGTAAGCAATTAGTTACTTAAGCCTTTATAGGGGTTTAACAAAACTCTATACTTAATAGCCAGCACACAAATCTGCACAGCACATGTGCAAGGATGCTACAGCTGCTACTGTACTGCTGGTACACTCAGGGACTACACCCACGAGCGGTGGTATGCTCACTTGTTTCTGTTATCACAGCAGTTAGATGGACACTGGCATTACAGCCAcagtggcggggggtgggggtagtCTGTATGCTACAATAATTTAAGGATCCATGCTGGAACAGGCACATGGTCCTCCAAGACCAACAAAAGGAGTGGAGATTTGTTGAAGGTGCTATTACGACATCATGTGTGGGTGCCTTTATTTGGGGATAAGGTGTGATGATTAATGAACAGAGGTCTGGGTAATGAACAAGGCCTCAGCTGTACAATTCTTATGGCTTGAATCTATGAGAAGCTTATGGTCAGTCCCTGTGAAACAGCCTGCTATGTTAGCATCTAACCTTCAGAAACGCAGGAACACATTAAAAGAGCTGGTTCTGCTATGACACTTCCTCCTAACCTGACTGGGATGAATTCCTGAATTAGCGCCAATGCTCACATTTATTCTGCAGAAGTGTTACCAGTACAAGGATGTTCATACTCAGAATCTCTCTTGTACTATCTGCCTTCTCAATAAATGCCATCCTTTGGTAAACCTCATTTCTTAGATCCACTGCCTTCAGACAAGCAAGAGCTACTGGCTTACTAGGGAGGAAagtatcttaaagaaaaaaaaaaaaatcacatcagcaCCCTTGTAGTGAGCAACAAATCACCTAGAACCACTTACTTCATCCACCCGGGCTTGTGTCTGCTGCAGCCGTTTGTTGCTTGACACATTGGTAGTAGAAGgtggccctgcagccccagcactggtGGGACCTTGGGTAGGAGCTGGAGCAGACCTAGATCAAAAACAGAGAACATAAAAAGTGACTGAAACCATCTTCACTTGTTGTTCACTACCCCTTTTCTGGAACAAGTCAAAAATAAGTTATCTCTTAAAAGGAGTTTTCCATTGTCTCATAGCCCACATTTTCCATTCCTGGATCACAACCCCCGTGTCCCATTCCCTCCCAAGCTGCAATTAGTTTTCACACTATTTCTTGATAGGACTCTACCAAGAACTCTTCCCCTCCCTTGCTGCCTTTTTAAACAGCAAGCAATTCAGGTTTGCTACCCTAACTTAGGGCAATGGCCAAAATAATCACAGGCCTGACGAGCAGGGCAGAGCCTATACCCCGCTAAGGAAACAGACTCTGCTACAGGTATTTTGTGTTGATGATATAGGAGCCAGGGCTGTgaccctgccttcctcctcactGTGCTGAATGATGTAGTCCCCTGCTCCTTGGTCTTTGGCTGGAAGCTAACCAGGTAAAGATAaacaaaaggagaggagaaagaaatggaaaaagaagtggGGGAAGAACTGCACGCAGCATAGGTTAGTCATCTCAGGCATTCAGCAATGCTTAACCACCACACCAAATGCCCCCTCCCCCAGAGCAGCTGGCCAGGCTTGAATATTTGCTATGGACCCTGGATGAATATTTGGAGCAACGCTGTGAACAGAGCTCTGATCTCCTGTGCATCAGCTCTTTTCTTAAGCATCAACACTGGTTTTCCCCagcttgctttaaaacaaaagacaaaacaaaagttCCTTAAAATCCAACAACATATCTGGTCTGTCTCAATACACGAGGTCGTGCAGGCAAGTCACGCTGCTGGCCAGTCGTTCTTCACACGCACACTTTACCTGTGATACCTTATCTTTCCTTTCAAGGGACCCGTGTCACTTCTTcctgcagagaaataaaaccctGAGGCTGCAGAGGAAATCCCTAAGCATGTGAACTGAAAAATGTCACAAATCCCACTCATGCCCTACCGATGCCTTCCCACAGTGACAGACTGAGAGAACACAGTGTTTCTCTGTGAATCATTCCGTTTTACATCCTGGGGTCTGATTAATGCTGCTGGAATTATGGTCCCATTAATACACTGTCAAAGTGCCTTGGGGCACAAAAGTTAGCTTCCCAAAGGTACCTTAAGCTGCAAAATTCAGTTTGACAGTATCGCCTGCGGGCTGAGATCCCTACAGATAACACTGATCCTCACAGACTCCCAGTGATGGAGCAGCTGTTTGCAGACCTGGAGCGCTGCTGTATCTTACACTTCTCTTTTTTAACTGTGGGTGAGAATGTCATTATCAAGCTTTAgttgaaagaaaagaacttgAGCTGTACGCAAATTGCTCATCCTTTGAGGACCTCACAGCCACTATGAAAAACATAAAAGACCAGATGCTTCTGCCACCTGCAATGGAATTACTCTATTGAAGGGCCATGGGCCAGGATTCCAACAGGATTTATTCTGAGTTTATGCTGTTGTTACAAAGGATCAAAATCTGACAATAATGTATATCAGACGCCAATAACGCAAAACAAGATCTCCCTAGAGCATTGACAACTTCAAAGGGAGTTCCTGGTACAACAGTGCTAAAATTGAGGCTCAGAAATTTCTTTGCAGTCAAAGAAGTAAATAGGCTTTTTCACAATCAACACAAGCAGAATCTTTTCTATGGCAACATTCTGTTACACCGTTCACTGCTACAACTGTTAACAGAGATCCCCTCTTGAGCCATGTACTGTTAGCAACCCAGACGCTACAGAAGGGAAGTGCatgagaagaaatgtttttcctggcCACATGTTTTCTCTAGTAAGCATGGCTTATAAGTGCAGCAGTGTTCTTGATCAAAGCTGGGTGATAACTCAAAAGTTCAGTGCTCTCCCATATACCTTTTCTGCccagcaattttaattttttttgcacctCCCAGGCTGCATGGGGAGCATAAAATGATTTGGCATAAAGTAGAGACTTCCTAGTTTGTTCTCTTCCCATATTCCCTGCTGCCATCTAATTTGGTTTCAACTGTATTTCCTAGGGCTTTTCTGCTCTCTGTGTAAGGGACGAATGGatgggaaaaatgtttttacagctGCCCTGCCCATCCAGCAGGAGTTACTGTAACGACCAAAGAGATGGCAATCTTTATGCTAAGGTACAGCAAGCTTGTAATTAACATATCCATcttaattaaatacataaaatctaATACAAGAGTAACCAGAGCTCGGTGCTGCCTGCAGTGCAGAGCTACTCTTTCCAAACCTTTTGTCTCTGGAGTTGTGCTCTAGTTACACAGTAAGAGCAGCTGCCTCTCTCACGACCTTGTGGGTCAGAGCAATGAGCTCCACAAGCAGAGCAGTGCTCACCAAAAGAGATGCCACACCCGCTGCAGAGGGGATAGAGCAGGTTCCCAGACAGGCTCTAGGAAGGCAGTCCTTAAGCAAGTGTCTTTAATGCCACCAGCAGATCTTGCAGGTTAACAAGACACAAGCCCTCTCTTGACGTTAGGCAGCATGTAATAcccaaaacatacaaaacaaGAATAAAGACACCTGCATCACCTCTGCTCCTTCCGGCCTCCCAAGGCACTTCCAAACAGGACAGAGGGGCGTCCATGCTTCTGGCTCAACCCTACCAGTTTTGGAGCTCTGCAGAAATCAtcctggctgggcagcagcagaaggcagtaCCTCTGGAGCTAATGTGGCTCCAGTCCCACAAGGCATCTGTTCAGAGTTTGCCTTTGAACCTATGTTTTCTAGTAAAGAAGGGAAATGAATCACTGGAAACCACCAATATTCTCTGGAATATTTTAGTGCAAGAATGTTAAAATGAAAGTCCAGCCTACATTTACATAATTCTTCTATTATTGCCTCAGTACTGTGTCATATCACCTTATAATTTCTCAGAAGCATTATTCAAAGAAATTTATGCAAAACATTAGCACTATGTTAGAGAGGCTTTCTTTTGAAATACATGAAGCATCACAACCTTAAAGGCCAATTTCTCATGGCCTGGCATGATTTTTGGGAGCTACAAAAGAATGCAAAAATCCATGTAAAACCTATATCATTGAGTCCTTAGCCATCAgacttgtgtatttttattattattttttttttttaggaaaaggaaaaaagttgcCATTGATGCTGAGAATCTTCACTCCCAAAACCAGGTCAAATTAGTTTTGAAGGGGGGACAAAGCTCTATTATTGTTGGTGAAAAAGGGTAGCAAATGTTTTTATATGACAACCACTCTGTGATGTCAGAGCACTGGGATATGCTCTGGGAGAGTGACGAGTACGTGCACTTCAGGACAACAGTACCACATGCTTAAAGTCTCGGCAGTTAGGTCGATCTTTATATAACATTAGTTACATCCTCACCTCCCCACCATGCCAGATTTTGCTTCATTTAGCACATGAGCAATCTGGCTGATTGAAAGCAGGTGCTGGATCTGTGTATGTATGCACCCACCTATAAAGAAACATTTGGGGACTGTCCTGGTGATTCAGTAAAATGGTCTCAGCTGACTCAGACTTCCTCAGTTCTTCTGGTTACTTGCTGGGCCAGAAACTGGTAGGTCAAAATCATGACTAAGAGATTTCTTATCTCACCTGGatatttcagaaacaatttaCTACTTAGCTCTAACGGTTAAAGGGAGCTGCAACTCTAATTAAGACAGAATTGGAGATATCCAGTGAACATTAAGGATGACTGTGTCTCTAACATTTTGGGAAGCTGCCTGACACATACTTCAGTTTTTGTTCATATGTGTGAGCTACATAGGAGAAATTCTTTGTGTTAGTCAGGCTAGGGAAAGAAATGCACAATGCGAATACCGGGAGGATGCCAGGCCACCGCTGTGACTTCGGTGCAGTTTACATTAGAACCTCAATAGCTGCTTTCAGCAACTTGTTCTATCCATCCAAAGTGCTTTTAAAGCCTCCAGCTATGGGACCTAATCCCTTCAAAGTCTTTATCCTAACAACACTGCAATAAGCTAAGGAAAAGCTATTATCCCTGCATATGGCTGGGAAACAGGTACAGGGAGATTAAGTGACTTGTTCAGTGGCTCAGGAAGCCTGTGTCAAAGCAGCCCAAGCCTCTTCATtgccatccctctcctcccctcttcttcAGCTACTGACTCCAAATCAAAGCTCACAACCTATTTCTAACAGCAGGAATCATTTTCTACCCCTCAGACTTAAACAGTGAGAAACACACAGTTAAAGGTTACAGCATGAGGAAAGTGAGAATTACATCAGACAGCTTTAGCTGGTATCAGCTGGCAAAGCtcaggggagggggcagcgaaAGTGCATCAATGCAGCAGAAGATTTGACTAATGATCCCtataaaaagtgaaatgaaagagGCAATTTTCTATGAATGCCAGTTTGATTCCTCTTTCCTCAAATCCTTTTCCTGttgttcaaataaaatgtaaaattgcactgcctctcttcctctttattttttactGTCCAGCTACCATATTTCTATAGTAAATATTTACTGTTGTAACCCAACTTATGTATATTTAAGGCACTATTCTTCCATTGGTACTCCTTCAGAAGGCATCTGCCCATTTGGGCTTGACTGCTGAAGTAGGGTTTGACAGTCTGTGGTttcaatagcattaaaaaaaaaaccaaccacgaCCACAAAACCCCCCTTTATTTAATGGTAAAATAAATCAGAGCACTCCCATAGCTTTGCACTCTTGAGATTTAACTCtaaaacaattattaaaattAGCTACAAATGCAAATTCATACACTACTTTAGTGACTATGGATGTCAGTAAAAACCCTGGACCTAACAGTAACTGTAGTTTCACATTGTCCCCGGTGCTGAGACTGTTCGTCTGTGAATTTAGATGCATCTGAAAGCTTTGAGGCAGGGAGGATCTCTAAGGAAATAAATAAGCTCTATAGTACTGAGGGTTTGCTGTTAGTTTTGAACTTGCTTTGTTTATTCCGATGCAGTAAAAGCTAAAACAGTTTTTCCACTGCTAATTTGCAAAGGGGGACTGTTACTGATAATGCTTAGAGTCTTCTGCTTTCTGGAGGGATTTGCTAGTTCTCAGTTTTCTGTTAATCGGATTCTACCGCATaggattttatttctgcagtAGGTCAGTGTAGCCAAAACTAGCACAAAAGCTTTCTTAACAATCAGTTTGGTTATGTACAGTTTGACACAGTCTTAACAAAATCCAGTCTAACCAAACAGGGCAGACTAAAATTCTGTGCTAGCCTATATACATGCCATCTCTCAAAGAAATTTGGGCCTTTGATATTTAAACTCCTAAAGTTCTGGGCCTTGCAGACTGGTGTACTTAACCATACAAACTTAACAGTTGTACAGGCCTAACACAGAAACAATAATGTTTCTGTTTGGgaatatatacatgtgtgtgtctAGAAATCAAGAGACATTAGCTATCCATCCCAATGCTTCCTACCcaaatttttgcttttcccatAGTGAAATGGTATAGTGTCAAATGGCAGGTCCTGTTACTCTTTCAAAGCCACACACTAATTCTGTCAGGAGTCATTCAGAGAAAAGATGACTTATTTCATTTCTAACGCCCCCATAAAATTAAGTGTCCTTCAGAATTAGGTTCTCAGCCTTCTTACAAGTAGATAATGATGTTCTCTGCCTTTAAGGTGAGAGGactcttcaaaagaaaatcctGGCTAGAGAGCATGACCTACCCAGTTCTGACATAGATGCACTCAGTAAGTTCATTTGCTTATCAGTTCAGTTGCCCACTAATTATATGTATTTCAGATTTCTAGCTGATCTTCCCCCCTCCAGTTATTAACTAGCCTATTTTAATAGACTAAGTTTATCCTTCTTTTCATTCTACTAATCTCactttcacaggagaaaaaaaaaaacaacctgcttTTATGGGAGTAAAGAAAGTCATGATATTAACCATAAAACTGGTTAGGGTGAAAAGGTAATTACATTACTGACAGAGCAGTATCACTGCTGGGCTAGTGGACATTTGCATACTTGTGGGTGGAGGGATTTTCAGACTATGGAAAGATGTTTTCAGTCCTCAGATTTCACAGAGGGCGCAGAATTAACTCCCAACAAGAGCAAACAGGCTTCCTTCACTACCAGGGAACCATCACTGCTTTTACAGAGATGTGTGTTCTTAACTGTGCTTCTCAGTGTTCCATCTCAGCCCTTCAGTGTTCAGCAAAAATGTGACTATTGACAATTAAACAGCTACGGACTTTAACTTAGACTCATTCTATTCTATCA
The sequence above is a segment of the Larus michahellis chromosome 6, bLarMic1.1, whole genome shotgun sequence genome. Coding sequences within it:
- the LOC141744975 gene encoding vesicle-associated membrane protein 2-like, which translates into the protein MSAPAPTQGPTSAGAAGPPSTTNVSSNKRLQQTQARVDEVVDIMRMNVDKVLERDQKLSELDNRADALQAGASQFETSAAKLKRKYWWKNCKMMIILGVVCAVILIIIIIYFST